A window from Schistosoma haematobium chromosome 3, whole genome shotgun sequence encodes these proteins:
- a CDS encoding hypothetical protein (EggNog:ENOG410VJDI~COG:O), translating to MTDKRLRTLNINTNVVKRILKEKTRYEEEVVKCTEIYNNKIAAQAEEHDIKMARAILDESKMMIPDCQFRLAKAIKELESATEECEEEFKDTEEFKQAKCLLQECLNTSS from the exons ATGACAGATAAGCGGCTTCGAACATTAAATATCAACACTAATGTAGTCAAACG GATTCTGAAGGAAAAGACTAGGTACGAAGAAGAAGTTGTTAAATGTACGGAGATTTATAACAATAAGATTGCCGCACAAGCTGAAGAGCATGATATTAAAATGGCG AGAGCAATTTTAGACGAATCCAAAATGATGATTCCAGACTGCCAATTCAGACTTGCCAAAGCTATTAAGGAACTGGAAAGTGCTACTGAA GAGTGTGAAGAAGAATTCAAAGACACAGAAGAATTCAAACAGGCGAAATGCCTATTGCAAGAATGCTTGAATACAAGTTCATAA